A window of the Emys orbicularis isolate rEmyOrb1 chromosome 1, rEmyOrb1.hap1, whole genome shotgun sequence genome harbors these coding sequences:
- the LOC135895732 gene encoding C-type lectin BpLec-like, translating into MGPVAYFSLCLLGCLIFNPSPAGAQPCPRGWLLFQGNCYGYFPEGKTWIEAEAKCQNLGHRTHLASIHSAGEINMMAHYIKQYRKSYFFAWIGLFDFEHTLSWKWTDDSSFNFRAWDKGQPNTPTADEHCTVLFYDTGFPKWHDYPCDTKFSFICKRKA; encoded by the exons ATGGGGCCAGTCGCCTACTTCAGCCTCTGCCTCCTCGGCTGCCTGATCTTTAACCCCTCGCCGGCAG GGGCACAGCCCTGTCCCAGGGGCTGGCTACTCTTCCAAGGCAACTGCTATGGATACTTCCCCGAAGGGAAAACCTGGATAGAGGCTGAG GCTAAGTGCCAGAACCTCGGGCACAGGACCCATCTCGCCTCCATTCACAGTGCTGGAGAAATAAATATGATGGCCCATTACATCAAGCAGTACCGGAAAAGTTACTTTTTTGCCTGGATCGGACTGTTCGATTTTGAGCAT ACTCTAAGCTGGAAATGGACAGATGATTCTTCATTCAACTTCAGAGCTTGGGATAAGGGGCAACCCAATACTCCGACAGCAGACGAGCACTGCACAGTGTTATTTTACGATACAG gTTTTCCGAAATGGCACGATTATCCCTGTGACACCAAATTCTCTTTCATTTGTAAGCGCAAAGCCTAA